The region CCTAATTCTACTGGTGCTGTGGAGGGGTGGTGCGGCTCACGCGGGCCACGCCGCGGCGACCTCGGCACGCACGTCGCCGAGGAGACGGGGCAGCGCCTTGGTACCGGCGATGATCGGGAAGAAGTTCGAGTCGTGCGCCCAGCGGGGAACGACGTGCTGGTGCAGGTGGTCGGCGATGCCCGCGCCGGCCAGCTGGCCCTGGTTCATGCCGATGTTGAAACCGTTCGCGCCCGAGGTGGCGGTGAGCACGCGCATCGCCTTCTGGGTGAGGCTCGCGATCTCGGCGACCTCGGCGTCGGTCGCCTCGTCGTAGGTCGACACGTGCCGGTACGGGCACACGAGCAGGTGGCCGCTGTTGTACGGGAACAGGTTGAGCAGCACGAAGGCGTGCTCGCCGCGCGCCACGATGAGCGCCTGCTCGTCGCTCAGCGTCGGAGCGACGCAGAACGGGCACGAGTCCTTCGCCGGCTGCTGTCCGCTCTCGATGTAGGCGATGCGGTGGGGCGTCCACAGCCGCTGGAAGGCGTCCGGGACCGCGGCGAAACCGTCGACCGACTCGACGTTGTCGTACTCGGTTCCGTCGTAGTCTTTCATCAGACCTGCGCCTTCGTGCGGATCGACTCGAGGATGCGTTCGACGGCCTCGTCCACGGGGATGCCGTTCTCCTGGTGTCCGTCGCGGAAGCGGAAGCTGACGGCGTTGTTCGCGCGGTCGTCTTCGCCGGCGATGAGCTGGAACGGGATCTTCTGCAGCGTGGCGTTGCGGATCTTCTTGGGCATGCGGTCGCTCGACGAGTCGAGTTCGACGCGGACGCCGTGCGACTTGAGCTTCGCGAGGACCTCCCACAGGTAGTCCTCGTACTGCTCGGCCACGGGGATGCCGATGACCTGCACGGGCGACAGCCAGACGGGGAACGCGCCCGCGTAGTGCTCGAGCAGGATGGCGAAGAAGCGCTCGATCGAACCGAGCAGGGCACGGTGGATCATCACCGGCTGCTGCCGGTTGCCGTCGGAGGCCGTGTACTCGAGGTCGAACAGTTCGGGCTGGTTGAAGTCGAGCTGCACGGTCGAGAGCTGCCACGTGCGGCCGATCGCGTCGCGCGCTTGCACCGAGATCTTGGGGCCGTAGAACGCGGCACCGCCCGGGTCGGCGACGAGTTCGAGACCGGAGGCCTCGGCCACCTCGCGCAGGGTGTCCGTCGCAATCTCCCACTGATCGTCGGTGCCGACCGACTTCGCGGGGTCGCGGGTGGACAGCTCGAGGTAGAAGTCGGTGAGCCCGTAGCCGCGCAGGGTCTCGAAGACGAACTCGAGCTGGCTCGCGACCTCCTCCTTGACCTGGTCCTGCGTCACGTAGATGTGGGCGTCGTCCTGGGTGAGACCGCGTACGCGCGTGAGTCCCTGCAGGGTGCCGCTCTTCTCGTAGCGGTACACGGTGCCGAACTCGGCGAGGCGGAGCGGCAGCTCGCGGTAGCTGCGACCGCGTGCCTTGAAGATCAGGTTGTGCATCGGGCAGTTCATGGGCTTCAGGTAGTAGTCCTGGCCCTGACGCGTGACGTTGCCCTCGGCGTCGACCTCCTCGTCGAGGTGCATGGGCGGGAACATGCCCTCGCGGTACCAGTTGAGGTGCTGGCTGGTCTCGAACAGGTGGCCCTTGGTGATGTGCGGGGTGTTGACGAGGTCGTAGCCGTTCGCGAGCAGACGCTCGCGCATGTAGTTCTCGATCTCGGCGCGGATGATGCCGCCCTTGGGGTGGAAGACCGCGAGCCCCGAGCCGATCTCCTCGGGGAAGGAGAAGAGGTCGAGCTCCTGGCCGAGCTTGCGGTGGTCGCGCTTGGCGGCCTCCTCGAGTCGCGACTGGTATGCGCGCAGTTCGTCCTTCGTCGGCCACGCCGTGCCGTAGATGCGCTGCAGCTGCTTGTTCTTCTCCGAGCCGCGCCAGTAGGCGGCGGCGGTGCGCTGCAGCGACCAGCCGTTGCCGATGAGGCGGGTGGAGGGCAGGTGCGGGCCGCGGCACAGGTCGCTCCAGTAGACCTCGCCGGTCTTCGCGTCGACGTTGTCGTAGATCGTGAGCTCGGCACCGCCGACCTCGACGCTCTCGTTGTCGGCGCCCAGCTCGATGGCCTCGGCCGCACCGTCGGCACCGCCCTTGAGGCCGATGAGCTCGAGCTTGTACGGCTCGTCCGCGAGCTCTGCGCGAGCCGCGTCATCCGTCACGACCCGGCGCTGGAAACGCTGGCCCTGCTTGATGATGCGCTCCATGGCCTTGTCGATGGCCTTCACGTCTTCGGGCGTGAACGGCGTCTCGACGTCGAAGTCGTAGTAGAAACCGTCGGTCACGGGCGGGCCGATGCCGAGCTTCGCCTCGGGGTTGATCGACTGTACCGCCTGCGCCATCACGTGCGCGGCGGAGTGGCGCAGGATGTTCAGGCCGTCGGGGCTCGAGATCTCGACAGGCTCGACCGTGTCGGACTCGCTGACGGTGCTCGCCAGATCCCTCAACTCGCCATTGACGCGCATGGCAACGATGCTGCGCTCGGTGAACAGGTCGAATCCGGTTTTCTGGTCAGTCATTCTGACAACTTTAGTGCCGCCCGATGCCCCCTTCCGCCCGCCCTGCCCGTCTCGCAACTCAGGCAGAAAAAGCGGGCCGGATGCCCGGGGTGCGGAAACCCGCGGCCCTCGCGTCGCAGGCGCCGCGGCATCCGAAAATCTGCCTGAGTTGCGAGAAGGAGCGACGCTCTGTGTTCGTGCTTCAGGACGATTCACCGGCCGGGCCGTCACACCCGTGCATCTGCGGGGGCGGCTCCGCGGTCGCGGGCGATCGGTCCGGAATCGTGAACACCCGCCTCCGCAACTCAGGCGGAAAAAGCGGGGCGGATGCCCGGGGTGCGGAAACCCGCGGCCCTCGCGTCCCGGGCGCCGCGGCATCCGAGAATCTGCCTGAGTTGCGAGAGGGAGCGACCGCCAGACGGCCGGGCTAAACCGACGGTCGAGTTAAGCAGAAAAGGCCCCGAACTCGTCGGGGCCAATTCTTCGTGTGAGCGATACTGGGATCGAACCAGCGACCTCTTCCGTGTCAGGGAAGCGCGCTACCGCTGCGCCAATCGCTCATGCTTTATTCGGTTATATCTTACGAGGTGAAGACGGGATTCGAACCCGTGTAGACGGCTTTGCAGGCCGCTGCCTAGCCTCTCGGCCACTCCACCAGAGGCGGGAAAGCCTCCGGCGGACCGACTGCTCCCACTCGAGCGGATGACGAGATTCGAACTCGCGACCCCAACCTTGGCAAGGTTGTGCGCTACCACTGCGCCACATCCGCATTTGCGCGCATTTCTGCGTGCTTTGAAACTATAACCAATAGATTCTCGTCGCGCGAATCCACGACACGCGTACCGGCTCAGATTACGCGGGCGAGCGCGGAGTTTCCAGCGAACTCGAGGCGAATATCTGCCGAATAAAAGTTTGAGCGCGTTCAATCCCGTGATTTCCGGGCGGATATGCAAGGCGATACGGGGGTGTTGGCGTGCGCGCGAGGGGCGTCGAAAACCCGATATGATCGTTGTCGCTGGTCGTCAAGACCGGCACGAGGGCGATTGGCGCAGTTGGTAGCGCGCTTCGTTCACACCGAAGAGGTCATCGGTTCGAGTCCGGTATCGCCCACCCTCGCTGAAGGCCCGAGATCGTTCCGATCCCGGGCCTTTGTGGTTCCCTCCCTCACCTACGATGAGCGCATGCCCTCGACGACCTCGCCTCGCCCCCGGTTCATCTCCCGCTATCTCGGCGGGGTGCGGCTGCTCGGTTCGGGCCTCAGGATGTGGCTTACCGACCCGCGCATCATGCTGATGGGCGCTATCCCCGCGCTGATCGTCACGGCGGTCTACCTGGCCGGCATCGTCGCCCTCGCGAGCAACATCGACGGGCTGGCGGCCTGGGCCACCCCCTTCGCCGACGACTGGGACGAGACCGGGCGCACCGTCGTGCGCGCGGTCGCCTCGCTCGCGATGCTCGCGGCCGCCCTGCTCGTTTTCGTGTACACCTTCGCGGCAATCACCCTCGCCGTCGGGAGCCCGTTCTACGAGAAGATCTCGCGCAAGGTCGAGGAGCGACTCGGCGGCATCGACTCCCCCGTCGAGGTGCCCTTCTGGCGCGGCGCCGGGCGCGGGCTGGTCGACGCCGTGCGCGTGCTCGCGACCACCCTCGTGATCGCGGTCGTGCTGCTGGTGCTCGGCTTCATCCCGGTGATCGGGCAGACGGTCGTGCCGGTACTCGGCGCGACCGCCGGCGGGTGGCTGCTGGCGCTCGAACTCACCGGCTTCTCGTTCGAAGCGCGTGGCCTCGACGGCTCGGCTAAGCGCCGCGCTCTCGGCGTCGACCGGGCGCGGACGCTCGGCTTCGGTATGGCCACCTACCTCGTATTCTTCATCCCGTTCGCCGCCGTCGTCATCATGCCCGCCGCGGTCGCCGGCGGCACGATGCTCGCGCGTTCCGCAACCGGGACCGCGACCGGCACGCGCGAGGTCAGCCCAGCGGGTTGAGCAGGCGGTGCAGGAACTGCTTCGTGCGTTCCTGCGTCGGCTCGACGAGGATCTGCGACGGCGCCCCGCGTTCCACCACGACGCCGCCGTCCATAAACACGACCTCGGTCGCCACCTGGCGGGCGAAGGCCAGTTCGTGGGTGACGACGACCATGGTCCAGCCCTCGTCGGCGAGCTCCTTGATGACCGCGAGCACGTCGCCGACCAGTTCGGGGTCGAGCGAGGAGGTCGGTTCGTCGAACAGCAGCAGGTCGGGCTTCAACGCGAGCGCGCGCACGATGCCGACGCGCTGCTGCTGCCCGCCCGACAGCTCGAACGGGTAGCTGTCGCGCCTGTCGAGCAGCCCCACGCGGTCGAGCAGCCGCTCGGCGTCGGCCTTCGCCACCGCGACCGCGACCTTCTGCACCTGCACGGGTCCCTCGATTATGTTCTCGATCACCGTCTTGTGCGGGAACAGGTTGTAGTGCTGGAACACCATGGCCGACCGGTCGCGGAGCGCGAGCAGGTCGCGCTTCGACACGGGCTGGGTGAAGTCGACACTGAGGCCGCTGGCGAAGGCGACCGTGCCGCCGTCCGGCACGGCGAGGGCGTTCAGGCTGCGCAATACCGTGGTTTTGCCCGAGCCCGACGGTCCGATGAGCGCGACGACCTCGCCGCGGCGCACCTCGAAGTCGATGCCCCGCAGCACCTCGTTGTCACCGAACGACTTGCGGAGGCCGTGCACGGCGACGAGCGGCGGGCCGGTCGGATCAGTGGGCGACATAGCGGTCCAATCTCTTCTCGAGCACGTTCTGGCCGCTCGACAGCACGAGGCAGATGAGCCAGTAGACGAGCGCCGCCTCGAGGTAGAGCAGCATGAACTCGTTGCTGAAGGTGGCGATCTGCTGGGCGCGTCGGAACAGCTCGGTCACCAGGATGAGCGAGGCGAGCGAGGTGTCCTTGACGAGGCTGATGAACGTGTTCGACAGGGGCGGCACCGAAACACGCGCCGCCTGCGGCAGGATGATCCGGCGCAGCGTCTGCGCGCGCGACATACCGATCATGTGACCGGCCTCCCACTGGCCGACCGGAACGCTCAGGATCGCGGCGCGGATGACCTCGGCCGCGTAACCGCCGACGTTGAGGGCGAACGCGATGATCGCGCTCGGCCAGGGGTCGATCAGCAGCCCGAGCGAAGGGAGCCCGTAGAAGATCACGAAGAGCTGCACCAGCAGCGGCGTGCCCCTGATGATCGAGATGTACACGCGCGCGGCCCCCGACACCACCCGCACCCGCGACAGGCGGGCGAGGGCGACGCCGAGGGCGATCGCCAGTCCGAGCACGAAGCTGGTCAGCGCCAGCGGGATCGTGCCGGTGAGCGCACCGGACACGATCGGCCCGAGCGACGTCCAGAGCAGCTCCCACTGGGATTCGGTCACTCGGTGACGTCTTCCCCGAAGTACTTCTCCGAGATCTCGGCGAGCGTACCGTCGGCGCGGAGTTCGACGAGCGCGTCGTTGACGGCCTCGATGAGCGCCGATTCGCCCTTCTTGACGACGAAGGCGTTGCGGGAGGGATCGTCGGTCTCGGCAGCGATCTTCAGTCCAGCTGCTCCGGCCGCATCCGTCTCCTTGTAATCGAGGAAGGTCAGCTTGTCGTTGATCGTCGCGTCGACGCGGCCCTGTTCGAGCAGCGCGACGGCCTGCGCCCACCCCTCGACCGATTCGACGTTGGCGCCGTTGGCAACCGCGAGTTCGTACCAGTTGCTCGACAGCGACTGCGCCGTCGTCTTGCCGCTGAGGCTCTCGAGCGAGTCGATGCCCGACGTGTCCTTGCCGACGATCACGACGCCGGGGCTCACGGTGTAAGGCTCGGAGAGTTCGTACTTCTCTTCGCGCTCGTCGGTGATCGAGACCTGGTTGGCGATGATGTCGAATCGTCCGGCATCGAGGCCGGCAAAGATGGCGTCCCACTGGGTCTCCTGGAACTCGGGCTCGACGCCGAGCTTCTCGGCGACCGCGGTGGCGATCTCGACGTCGAAGCCGGTGAGGTCGCCGGACTCGTCGTGGAAGGTGAACGGGCGGTAGGTGCCCTCGGTTCCGATCGTCAGCGTGCCCGAGTCCTGCACGTCGCTGAGGCTCGTGTCCGCACCCGCGTCGCCCTCGGCGTCCGGGGTCGCGGCCGACTGGCAGCCCGTGAGGGCGATGGCCGTGGCTGCGACGATGCCCACGAGGGCGAGACGGGAGTTCTTCATAATGGATCCTTTGCTGGGCGGGTGCTACCGACACGATACGAGCGGATGCGCCCCGCCGCGAATTCGTGTCGCAGTATTGCGCGCGAAAGGGGTGCCGCTCCGAAGAACGGCACCCCTGCCGAGTGCTGTGTCGGGTGAGACCCGCTAGTTAGCGGGCATCGGCGAGAACGTAGCCCTCTTCACCGTGTACAACGGTGTCGATGCCGGCGATCTCGTCTTCGTTCTTGACGCGGAAGCCCATCGTCTTCTCGATGACGAACCCGATGAGGAACGCGAGCACGAACGAGTAGACCAGCACGGAGAGGGCCGCGATGAGCTGCACGATCAGCTGCGTGAACTCGCCGCTGTAGATGAGGCCGGTGCCGTTGGCGAAGATGCCGAGGTACAGGGTTCCGATGAGCCCACCGACGAGGTGGATGCCCACGACGTCGAGCGAGTCGTCGAATCCGAACTTGAACTTCAGGTCGATCGCGAGGGCGCAGACGGCGCCGGCGACGAGCCCGAGCACGATCGCCCAGAACGGGGTGAGCGAGCCACAGGCCGGCGTGATGGCGACGAGACCGGCGACGGCACCCGACGCGGCACCCACGGAGGTGGGCTTGCCGTCCTTGAGCTTCTCGACGAGCAGCCAGGCCAGCAGAGCGGCGGCGGGGGCGGCGATCGTGTTGACGAACGCGAGGGCCGCGGTACCGTCGGCCGCGAGCTCGGAGCCGGCGTTGAAGCCGAACCAGCCGAACCAGAGGAGACCGGCGCCGAGGAGCACGAACGGCGGGTTGTGAGGAACGCTGACACCCTTTGCGAAGCCGACGCGCTTGCCCAGAACCAGTGCCAGGGCGAGAGCTGCCGCACCGGCGTTGATGTGCACGGCGGTTCCGCCGGCGAAGTCGATCGCGCCGACGCCGAAGACGTCCTGCAGGCCGTGGGTCAGCCATCCCCCGTAGGCGAAGCTGCCGTCTTCGGCGAGGCCGAAGTTGAAGACCCAGCTCGCGACCGGGAAGTAGACGACCGTGGCCCAGATGCCGGCGAAGACCATCCACGCGCCGAACTTGGCACGGTCGGCGATCGCGCCGGAGACGAGCGCGACGGTGATGATCGCGAAGGTCGCCTGGAAGGCGGCGAAGGCGAGCGGCGGGTAGGCCGCGTCTTCGGGCGTCTCGAGGAGGTTGGCGAGACCGAGCGCGCCGGTGTCGATGGTCCAGGGGGCGAGGGTGCCCTCGGCTCCCGGGAACGCGATGGCGTAGCCGTAGAGAACCCAGAGAACGCCGATGAGTCCCAGTGCGCCGA is a window of Conyzicola nivalis DNA encoding:
- a CDS encoding amino acid ABC transporter ATP-binding protein, whose amino-acid sequence is MSPTDPTGPPLVAVHGLRKSFGDNEVLRGIDFEVRRGEVVALIGPSGSGKTTVLRSLNALAVPDGGTVAFASGLSVDFTQPVSKRDLLALRDRSAMVFQHYNLFPHKTVIENIIEGPVQVQKVAVAVAKADAERLLDRVGLLDRRDSYPFELSGGQQQRVGIVRALALKPDLLLFDEPTSSLDPELVGDVLAVIKELADEGWTMVVVTHELAFARQVATEVVFMDGGVVVERGAPSQILVEPTQERTKQFLHRLLNPLG
- a CDS encoding ammonium transporter → MDQGNTAFILICAALVLLMTPGLAFFYGGLVKAKSVISMMMMSFGALGLIGVLWVLYGYAIAFPGAEGTLAPWTIDTGALGLANLLETPEDAAYPPLAFAAFQATFAIITVALVSGAIADRAKFGAWMVFAGIWATVVYFPVASWVFNFGLAEDGSFAYGGWLTHGLQDVFGVGAIDFAGGTAVHINAGAAALALALVLGKRVGFAKGVSVPHNPPFVLLGAGLLWFGWFGFNAGSELAADGTAALAFVNTIAAPAAALLAWLLVEKLKDGKPTSVGAASGAVAGLVAITPACGSLTPFWAIVLGLVAGAVCALAIDLKFKFGFDDSLDVVGIHLVGGLIGTLYLGIFANGTGLIYSGEFTQLIVQLIAALSVLVYSFVLAFLIGFVIEKTMGFRVKNEDEIAGIDTVVHGEEGYVLADAR
- a CDS encoding HIT family protein, encoding MKDYDGTEYDNVESVDGFAAVPDAFQRLWTPHRIAYIESGQQPAKDSCPFCVAPTLSDEQALIVARGEHAFVLLNLFPYNSGHLLVCPYRHVSTYDEATDAEVAEIASLTQKAMRVLTATSGANGFNIGMNQGQLAGAGIADHLHQHVVPRWAHDSNFFPIIAGTKALPRLLGDVRAEVAAAWPA
- a CDS encoding EI24 domain-containing protein; this translates as MPSTTSPRPRFISRYLGGVRLLGSGLRMWLTDPRIMLMGAIPALIVTAVYLAGIVALASNIDGLAAWATPFADDWDETGRTVVRAVASLAMLAAALLVFVYTFAAITLAVGSPFYEKISRKVEERLGGIDSPVEVPFWRGAGRGLVDAVRVLATTLVIAVVLLVLGFIPVIGQTVVPVLGATAGGWLLALELTGFSFEARGLDGSAKRRALGVDRARTLGFGMATYLVFFIPFAAVVIMPAAVAGGTMLARSATGTATGTREVSPAG
- a CDS encoding amino acid ABC transporter permease, whose protein sequence is MTESQWELLWTSLGPIVSGALTGTIPLALTSFVLGLAIALGVALARLSRVRVVSGAARVYISIIRGTPLLVQLFVIFYGLPSLGLLIDPWPSAIIAFALNVGGYAAEVIRAAILSVPVGQWEAGHMIGMSRAQTLRRIILPQAARVSVPPLSNTFISLVKDTSLASLILVTELFRRAQQIATFSNEFMLLYLEAALVYWLICLVLSSGQNVLEKRLDRYVAH
- the thrS gene encoding threonine--tRNA ligase; this encodes MTDQKTGFDLFTERSIVAMRVNGELRDLASTVSESDTVEPVEISSPDGLNILRHSAAHVMAQAVQSINPEAKLGIGPPVTDGFYYDFDVETPFTPEDVKAIDKAMERIIKQGQRFQRRVVTDDAARAELADEPYKLELIGLKGGADGAAEAIELGADNESVEVGGAELTIYDNVDAKTGEVYWSDLCRGPHLPSTRLIGNGWSLQRTAAAYWRGSEKNKQLQRIYGTAWPTKDELRAYQSRLEEAAKRDHRKLGQELDLFSFPEEIGSGLAVFHPKGGIIRAEIENYMRERLLANGYDLVNTPHITKGHLFETSQHLNWYREGMFPPMHLDEEVDAEGNVTRQGQDYYLKPMNCPMHNLIFKARGRSYRELPLRLAEFGTVYRYEKSGTLQGLTRVRGLTQDDAHIYVTQDQVKEEVASQLEFVFETLRGYGLTDFYLELSTRDPAKSVGTDDQWEIATDTLREVAEASGLELVADPGGAAFYGPKISVQARDAIGRTWQLSTVQLDFNQPELFDLEYTASDGNRQQPVMIHRALLGSIERFFAILLEHYAGAFPVWLSPVQVIGIPVAEQYEDYLWEVLAKLKSHGVRVELDSSSDRMPKKIRNATLQKIPFQLIAGEDDRANNAVSFRFRDGHQENGIPVDEAVERILESIRTKAQV
- a CDS encoding amino acid ABC transporter substrate-binding protein: MKNSRLALVGIVAATAIALTGCQSAATPDAEGDAGADTSLSDVQDSGTLTIGTEGTYRPFTFHDESGDLTGFDVEIATAVAEKLGVEPEFQETQWDAIFAGLDAGRFDIIANQVSITDEREEKYELSEPYTVSPGVVIVGKDTSGIDSLESLSGKTTAQSLSSNWYELAVANGANVESVEGWAQAVALLEQGRVDATINDKLTFLDYKETDAAGAAGLKIAAETDDPSRNAFVVKKGESALIEAVNDALVELRADGTLAEISEKYFGEDVTE